A single Salmo salar chromosome ssa19, Ssal_v3.1, whole genome shotgun sequence DNA region contains:
- the kiaa1217 gene encoding sickle tail protein homolog isoform X15: MPSHASSPTSGLHFGPKSRSPKHGLSSSSVGDQAEHLSLASLESLDTMSEADAPTTFTRGSRSRASLPVVRSTNQTRDRSLGVLYLQYGEETKQIRMPNEITSGDTIRALFVSAFPQQLTMKMLESPSVAVYVKDDMRNMYYELTDVRNITDHSCLKVYHKDPAQAFSHGPRPTNGDARMHREVMYGSRDGQHPPMRQLSMGPPPHHPMQGSLSPPTAHSLPPSPSRIPFGPRPGSMPGTATMPRERISNATPPARSESPCPSAILERRDVKPDEDLSAMSPSLLRGGEGLYADPYLLLNEGRMGHGLAHGGHPPAGDIVDHGSLAGYHRVSIRSTGSYSGPSPTEAMEQPSLYRQKSRKYGDSQLPTLGSKTPPPSPHRMAEVRMIDIHGAPPPPSGIPQERSSPVRQSFRKEEVVKSRSSMASPVVPDLQGGHGPIPPANDPQTRERMKAMEQQIASLTGLVQHALLKSPNTSGTNEALSERPMKTSRQASPVQSAHSAGGSLILAPKSAALPSESGSTPALPGSAPFQANLFQFKKNVSDLRLQLHQMRQLQLQNQEALCVQLKRAEQEISVKLVEAMKRLEDPVQRQRALVEEDRHKYLGLEERVFNQLGELEHYVDTLKRETSSAGVHRAVTLKHVEEGAVSLRRVGESLAGLRGEFPPLQTRMRSVLRVEVEAVKFLKEEPHKLDSMLKRVKSLTETLSSLRRCATTSIESSPATTTMVDPDPPAEPSASPSALPKPQLSSIRSEVVMPSCPMVIHHVQSAPVHIQQSQQSAALLVQPSPPTTPTHSQGRDSPSSAKGSTGTASSSNSNPSSQGGSPAQQKKTPAANAAANQELPTQAPVNNSSNGTGNFFIEEIHTKSSKSKNRAMSIKAAEKEWEERRQNMGHYDGREFERILDEAQANMMKGIPCLEVPSEGEASTVIPAALEDQVDSPKTVAPTTEETPPEPSSDKPAIAKPAGPEKLPKPVLEKPTTKPTTPSDKVGKVSLEASKSPPPPPPRKTFPTSSSGMTTTRSGEVVYTSRNESASGQEEEEAEVPVPAAQRKPTKIPPETTPSTPAPVAVSATHQEEEEDDEGDKIMAELQVFQKCTVKDVGVKSSVVETHPTRVEPQIRELRPEDLLPLKEKKQSSENTREDKDPNTDENGNTTPLRQSPGVIYYVTGQISKEQPPPLAPVEEAPECRDNPTLSPSQVLNVNANDNSPSQQPQQPQPKPQQLGPPISPKPLFLNCPSPLSQKQVVSSESLKTSPGMVEGVLKHPTANTVDKPQISTVKRLESSVVQESSISLSKSVVLPAALPKVSPPITITEAPKAVVSPTEKALSEATNQPRDQPRPKYEEMEEEAFLSPDLPGEEGPPPPDNIAFMITNTKVQALSCGEYQELVNAKRGIQTVTVGGGPGNRDMTHTTPGSDGGSSVGSQDDSFNNKKPVIIIFDEPMDIRSAYKRLSTVFECEEELESMLAAERIDEEDEESEETWGSSGGLQVKVRPEGGERAAGPMAVKAPSGALCSSSSSLSHSSSSSAELTESSSEGKTDGKKKFKFKFPKKQLAALSQAIRTGTKTGKKTLQVVVYEDEEESDGTVRQHKEAKRFEIQSRSKQSVLPPDMSPKAQAPAVVKREHSDSQGRTDEIRKSTYKTLDSLEQTIKQLETTISEMGPARPHQEEPVRSAASVEPQAGCVSNGESGGLKRSLSLPSKSSLPKVPQPNKPSSLRKKTKPQLLPRPAALPTATITPSQQNATSVASPTSRMPVPMSAKSRQSPGTTTDKAGKQQKLQDSAQRQFRQANGSAKRAGEGHKTTSPTIPASKIPAFYPSSAKGSSSQSAPNSDATNPINLFPSSNSSSSFPHTTKSSIPSPYAPRHPGSALPTSSHIPSLSNGSSLKLPKPSHTGKALSFSSQTQNGRAPSSSFSSSSPSPLSPTPLGPGVKSIRTIHTPSFTSYRPQNGSSGKSCIPTATAAKDST; the protein is encoded by the exons ATGCACAGAGAGGTGATGTATGGCAGCAGAGATGGCCAGCACCCCCCAATGCGACAGCTCTCCATGGGCCCCCCTCCACACCACCCCATGCAGGGCTCCCTGTCCCCACCCACGGCCCACTCCCTGCCCCCCTCGCCCTCCCGGATCCCCTTCGGCCCGCGCCCGGGGTCCATGCCCGGCACTGCCACCATGCCACGGGAGCGCATCTCCAACGCCACCCCTCCCGCACGATCCGAGTCCCCCTGCCCCAGCGCCATCCTGGAGAGGCGGGACGTCAAGCCCGACGAGGACCTGAGTGCTATGAGTCCCAGCCTattgaggggtggagaggggctgTATGCCGACCCATACTTGCTCCTCAACGAGGGGAGGATGGGCCACGGCCTTGCCCATGGAGGGCACCCTCCTGCTGGGGACATTGTGGACCATGGCAGCCTGGCTGGATACCACCGTGTCTCTATCCGCTCCACAGGCTCCTACAGCGGGCCCAGCCCCACCGAGGCCATGGAACAACCGTCACTCTACCGCCAGAAGTCCAGGAAGTACGGAGACAGCCAGCTGCCTACGCTGGGCTCCAAGACCCCACCCCCCTCACCCCACAGGATGGCAGAGGTGAGGATGATTGACATCCACGGGGCGCCACCCCCTCCCAGCGGCATTCCCCAAGAGCGCTCCTCGCCCGTTCGCCAGTCCTTCAGGAAGGAGGAAGTGGTGAAAAGCAGAAGCAGCATGGCGTCTCCAGTTGTCCCAGACCTCCAGGGTGGTCACGGCCCTATCCCGCCAGCCAACGACCCCCAGACACG AGAGCGAATGAAGGCTATGGAGCAACAGATTGCCAGCTTGACTGGTCTTGTTCAGCATGCACTTTTAAAGTCCCCAAACACTAGTGGCACCAACGAGGCTCTCAG cgaacGACCCATGAAGACATCAAGACAAGCGTCTCCGGTTCAGAGTGCACACAGTGCAG GAGGTTCCCTTATCCTAGCACCCAAAAGTGCCGCACTCCCCTCTGAGAGTGGCTCCACCCCTGCACTACCAGGCTCTGCCCCCTTTCAGGCCAACCTGTTCCAGTTCAAGAAGAATGTCTCGGACCTTCGGCTGCAGCTCCATCAGATGAGACAGCTGCAG ctCCAGAACCAGGAGGCTCTATGTGTGCAGCTGAAGCGGGCTGAGCAGGAGATCAGTGTAAAGCTGGTGGAGGCAATGAAACGTCTGGAAGACCCAGTCCAGAGACAGAGAGCCCTGGTGGAGGAGGACAGACACAAGTACCTGGGCTTGGAGGAGAGGGTATTCAACCAGCTAGG ggaactGGAGCATTATGTGGACACTCTGAAGAGGGAGACCAGCTCGGCGGGGGTTCACAGAGCTGTGACACTGAAGCATGTGGAAGAGGGGGCTGTTAGCCTCAGGAGAGTGGGAGAATCTCTGGCAGGACTCAGAG GGGAGTTCCCGCCGCTGCAGACCAGGATGCGTTCGGTCCtgagggtggaggtggaggcaGTTAAGTTCCTCAAGGAGGAGCCCCACAAActggacagcatgctgaagaGAGTCAAGAGCCTCACGGAGACTCTCAGCAGCCTGAGGAG ATGTGCTACAACCTCAATAGAGAGCAGCccagccaccaccaccatggtggACCCCGACCCCCCAGCGGAGCCTTCAGCCTCCCCCTCGGCTCTGCCCAAACCCCAGCTCTCCTCCATCAGGTCCGAGGTGGTAATGCCCTCCTGCCCCATGGTCATCCACCACGTCCAGAGTGCTCCGGTCCATATTCAGCAGTCCCAGCAGTCTGCAGCCCTGCTGGTCCAGCCCAGTCCCCCCACAACCCCCACCCACAGCCAGGGCCGGGACTCCCCAAGCTCAGCCAAGGGCTCCACAGGCACCGCCTCGTCCTCCAACTCCAACCCCTCCAGCCAGGGGGGAAGCCCTGCCCAGCAAAAGAAGACCCCTGCTGCCAATGCTGCTGCCAACCAAGAGCTGCCCACCCAGGCTCCGGTCAATAACAGCAGCAATGGGACAGGGAACTTCTTCATCGAGGAGATTCACACCAAGAGCAGCAAGAGCAAAAACAGGGCCATGTCTATAAAG GCAGCAGAGAAGGAGTGGGAGGAGCGGAGGCAGAACATGGGCCACTATGATGGGAGGGAGTTTGAGAGGATCCTGGATGAGGCCCAGGCCAACATGATGAAGGGCATCCCCTGTCTGGAGGTGCCGAGCGAGGGGGAGGCCTCTACAGTGATCCCTGCTGCCCTGGAGGACCAAGTGGATTCCCCCAAGACTGTGGCGCCAACCACAG AAGAGACTCCGCCTGAGCCCAGCTCAGACAAACCAGCCATAGCCAAGCCTGCTGGtcctgagaaactccccaagcCGGTACTAGAGAAGCCCACCACCAAGCCCACCACCCCTTCAGACAAAGTGGGCAAAGTCAGCTTGGAGGCCAGCAagtcacctccccctcctccgccCAGAAAGACCTTCCCCACCTCCAGCTCTGGAATGACCACCACTCGGTCTGGAGAGGTGGTCTACACCAGCAGGAATGAGTCTGCCTCGGGACAG gaggaagaggaggctgaggTCCCAGTCCCAGCTGCCCAGCGCAAACCCACCAAGATCCCCCCAGAGACCACACCCTCCACCCCTGCCCCCGTTGCTGTCTCAGCCAcccaccaggaggaggaggaggacgacgaGGGGGACAAAATCATGGCAGAGCTCCAG GTGTTCCAGAAGTGCACAGTTAAGGATGTAGGGGTGAAAAGTAGTGTGGTAGAGACACACCCTACTCGAGTTGAGCCCCAGATCAGAGAGCTAAGACCCGAGGACTTATTGCCCCTCAAAGAGAAAAAG CAGAGCTCTGAGAACACCCGTGAGGACAAAGATCCCAACACGGATGAAAACGGAAACACCACCCCTCTTCGTCAGAGCCCTGGG GTCATATACTACGTAACTGGGCAGATCTCCAAAGAGCAGCCACCACCCCTGGCCCCAGTGGAGGAGGCTCCTGAATGCAGAGACAACCCAACACTGTCCCCCTCACAGGTGTTAAATGTGAATGCTAATGACAATTCTCCAAGCCAGCAGCCACAGCAGCCGCAACCGAAACCCCAGCAGTTAGGGCCACCTATATCTCCCAAGCCTCTGTTCTTGAATTGCCCCAGCCCTCTGTCTCAGAAACAGGTGGTGAGCTCAGAATCGTTGAAGACCAGCCCAGGAATGGTAGAAGGGGTTCTGAAACACCCAACGGCCAACACTGTAGATAAGCCTCAGATAAGCACAGTCAAGAGACTTGAGTCTTCAGTCGTCCAGGAGTCCAGCATTTCACTTAGTAAGAGTGTTGTGTTGCCCGCTGCATTGCCTAAAGTCTCTCCACCAATCACCATAACAGAGGCTCCTAAGGCAGTGGTGTCTCCCACAGAGAAGGCCCTTAGTGAGGCCACCAATCAACCCAGAGATCAGCCCAGACCCAAGTATGAGGAAATGGAAGAGGAGGCCTTCCTGAGCCCTGACCTCCCTGGAGAGGAAGGCCCTCCGCCCCCAGACAACATCGCCTTCATGATCACCAACACCAAGGTCCAGGCCCTGTCCTGTGGGGAATACCAGGAGCTGGTCAATGCCAAACGGGGCATCCAGACTGTGACTGTGGGGGGGGGACCTGGGAACCGGGACATGACCCACACCACCCCGGGCAGCGACGGCGGCAGCTCGGTGGGGTCGCAGGACGACAGCTTCAACAACAAGAAGCCGGTCATCATCATCTTTGACGAGCCCATGGACATCCGCTCGGCCTACAAGCGCCTGTCCACGGTGTTTGAGTgtgaggaggagctggagagcATGCTGGCCGCGGAGCGCATAGACGAGGAGGACGAGGAGTCGGAAGAGACATGGGGGAGCAGCGGCGGACTGCAGGTAAAGGTCAGGcccgaggggggagagagggcggCTGGTCCCATGGCCGTCAAGGCCCCCAGCGGCGCTCTTTGCTCTTCCAGTAGTAGCTTGTCGCACTCTTCCTCCTCGTCTGCGGAGCTCACCGAATCGTCCAGCGAAGGCAAGACAGACGGGAAGAAGAAGTTCAAGTTCAAGTTTCCCAAGAAGCAGCTGGCCGCTCTGTCGCAAGCCATCCGCACAGGCACCAAGACAGGTAAGAAGACGCTGCAGGTGGTGGTGTACGAGGACGAGGAGGAGTCAGACGGCACAGTCCGACAGCACAAGGAGGCCAAGAGGTTTGAGATCCAAAGCCGCTCCAAACAATCTGTTCttccaccagacatgtcacccaaggCCCAGGCTCCAGCTGTAGTAAAGCGGGAGCATTCAGATTCCCAAGGCAGGACGGACGAGATCCGGAAGAGCACCTACAAGACCCTGGACAGCCTGGAGCAGACCATCAAGCAGCTAGAGACCACCATCAGTGAGATGGGCCCCGCAAGGCCCCACCAGGAGGAACCAGTGAGGAGTGCAGCCAGCGTGGAGCCCCAGGCTGGGTGTGTCTCGAATGGGGAGAGTGGAGGCCTGAAGAGGTCCTTATCACTCCCTTCTAAGAGTTCACTCCCCAAGGTCCCCCAGCCCAATAAGCCCTCCTCTCTGAGGAAGAAGACCAAACCTCAGCTCCTCCCCAGGCCAGCCGCCCTCCCCACCGCCACCATCACCCCCAGCCAACAG AACGCAACCAGTGTCGCTTCCCCTACTAGTCGGATGCCAGTGCCCATGTCTGCGAAGTCCAGGCAGTCGCCAGGGACTACTACTGACAAAGCAGGAAAACAGCAAAAGCTACAGGACAGCGCTCAGAGGCAGTTCCGACAG GCTAACGGAAGCGCTAAAAGAGCAGGGGAGGGTCATAAAACTACTTCCCCTACTATACCTGCCTCTAAAATTCCTGCTTTTTATCCTAGCTCTGCTAAAGGTAgctcctcccagtctgctccaaaCTCAGATGCTACTAACCCTATTAACCTTTTCCCCTCTTccaactcctcctcttccttcccccaCACCACCAAGTCCTCCATCCCGTCCCCTTACGCCCCCCGCCACCCTGGCTCAgccctccccacctcctcccacatcccctccctctctaacgGTTCCTCCCTCAAACTCCCCAAGCCCTCTCACACAGGTAAAGCTCTCTCGTTTTCCTCGCAGACTCAAAACGGCCGAgcaccctcctcttccttctcctcctcctccccctcccctctgtcgCCCACCCCGTTGGGCCCGGGTGTGAAGAGCATCCGTACCATACACACCCCCAGCTTCACCAGCTACAGGCCCCAGAATGGCAGCAGCGGCAAATCCTGCATCCCAACCGCCACAGCAGCCAAGGACTCCACTTAG
- the kiaa1217 gene encoding sickle tail protein homolog isoform X16, producing the protein MSEADAPTTFTRGSRSRASLPVVRSTNQTRDRSLGVLYLQYGEETKQIRMPNEITSGDTIRALFVSAFPQQLTMKMLESPSVAVYVKDDMRNMYYELTDVRNITDHSCLKVYHKDPAQAFSHGPRPTNGDARMHREVMYGSRDGQHPPMRQLSMGPPPHHPMQGSLSPPTAHSLPPSPSRIPFGPRPGSMPGTATMPRERISNATPPARSESPCPSAILERRDVKPDEDLSAMSPSLLRGGEGLYADPYLLLNEGRMGHGLAHGGHPPAGDIVDHGSLAGYHRVSIRSTGSYSGPSPTEAMEQPSLYRQKSRKYGDSQLPTLGSKTPPPSPHRMAEVRMIDIHGAPPPPSGIPQERSSPVRQSFRKEEVVKSRSSMASPVVPDLQGGHGPIPPANDPQTRERMKAMEQQIASLTGLVQHALLKSPNTSGTNEALSERPMKTSRQASPVQSAHSAGGSLILAPKSAALPSESGSTPALPGSAPFQANLFQFKKNVSDLRLQLHQMRQLQLQNQEALCVQLKRAEQEISVKLVEAMKRLEDPVQRQRALVEEDRHKYLGLEERVFNQLGELEHYVDTLKRETSSAGVHRAVTLKHVEEGAVSLRRVGESLAGLRGEFPPLQTRMRSVLRVEVEAVKFLKEEPHKLDSMLKRVKSLTETLSSLRRCATTSIESSPATTTMVDPDPPAEPSASPSALPKPQLSSIRSEVVMPSCPMVIHHVQSAPVHIQQSQQSAALLVQPSPPTTPTHSQGRDSPSSAKGSTGTASSSNSNPSSQGGSPAQQKKTPAANAAANQELPTQAPVNNSSNGTGNFFIEEIHTKSSKSKNRAMSIKAAEKEWEERRQNMGHYDGREFERILDEAQANMMKGIPCLEVPSEGEASTVIPAALEDQVDSPKTVAPTTEETPPEPSSDKPAIAKPAGPEKLPKPVLEKPTTKPTTPSDKVGKVSLEASKSPPPPPPRKTFPTSSSGMTTTRSGEVVYTSRNESASGQEEEEAEVPVPAAQRKPTKIPPETTPSTPAPVAVSATHQEEEEDDEGDKIMAELQVFQKCTVKDVGVKSSVVETHPTRVEPQIRELRPEDLLPLKEKKQSSENTREDKDPNTDENGNTTPLRQSPGVIYYVTGQISKEQPPPLAPVEEAPECRDNPTLSPSQVLNVNANDNSPSQQPQQPQPKPQQLGPPISPKPLFLNCPSPLSQKQVVSSESLKTSPGMVEGVLKHPTANTVDKPQISTVKRLESSVVQESSISLSKSVVLPAALPKVSPPITITEAPKAVVSPTEKALSEATNQPRDQPRPKYEEMEEEAFLSPDLPGEEGPPPPDNIAFMITNTKVQALSCGEYQELVNAKRGIQTVTVGGGPGNRDMTHTTPGSDGGSSVGSQDDSFNNKKPVIIIFDEPMDIRSAYKRLSTVFECEEELESMLAAERIDEEDEESEETWGSSGGLQVKVRPEGGERAAGPMAVKAPSGALCSSSSSLSHSSSSSAELTESSSEGKTDGKKKFKFKFPKKQLAALSQAIRTGTKTGKKTLQVVVYEDEEESDGTVRQHKEAKRFEIQSRSKQSVLPPDMSPKAQAPAVVKREHSDSQGRTDEIRKSTYKTLDSLEQTIKQLETTISEMGPARPHQEEPVRSAASVEPQAGCVSNGESGGLKRSLSLPSKSSLPKVPQPNKPSSLRKKTKPQLLPRPAALPTATITPSQQNATSVASPTSRMPVPMSAKSRQSPGTTTDKAGKQQKLQDSAQRQFRQANGSAKRAGEGHKTTSPTIPASKIPAFYPSSAKGSSSQSAPNSDATNPINLFPSSNSSSSFPHTTKSSIPSPYAPRHPGSALPTSSHIPSLSNGSSLKLPKPSHTGKALSFSSQTQNGRAPSSSFSSSSPSPLSPTPLGPGVKSIRTIHTPSFTSYRPQNGSSGKSCIPTATAAKDST; encoded by the exons ATGCACAGAGAGGTGATGTATGGCAGCAGAGATGGCCAGCACCCCCCAATGCGACAGCTCTCCATGGGCCCCCCTCCACACCACCCCATGCAGGGCTCCCTGTCCCCACCCACGGCCCACTCCCTGCCCCCCTCGCCCTCCCGGATCCCCTTCGGCCCGCGCCCGGGGTCCATGCCCGGCACTGCCACCATGCCACGGGAGCGCATCTCCAACGCCACCCCTCCCGCACGATCCGAGTCCCCCTGCCCCAGCGCCATCCTGGAGAGGCGGGACGTCAAGCCCGACGAGGACCTGAGTGCTATGAGTCCCAGCCTattgaggggtggagaggggctgTATGCCGACCCATACTTGCTCCTCAACGAGGGGAGGATGGGCCACGGCCTTGCCCATGGAGGGCACCCTCCTGCTGGGGACATTGTGGACCATGGCAGCCTGGCTGGATACCACCGTGTCTCTATCCGCTCCACAGGCTCCTACAGCGGGCCCAGCCCCACCGAGGCCATGGAACAACCGTCACTCTACCGCCAGAAGTCCAGGAAGTACGGAGACAGCCAGCTGCCTACGCTGGGCTCCAAGACCCCACCCCCCTCACCCCACAGGATGGCAGAGGTGAGGATGATTGACATCCACGGGGCGCCACCCCCTCCCAGCGGCATTCCCCAAGAGCGCTCCTCGCCCGTTCGCCAGTCCTTCAGGAAGGAGGAAGTGGTGAAAAGCAGAAGCAGCATGGCGTCTCCAGTTGTCCCAGACCTCCAGGGTGGTCACGGCCCTATCCCGCCAGCCAACGACCCCCAGACACG AGAGCGAATGAAGGCTATGGAGCAACAGATTGCCAGCTTGACTGGTCTTGTTCAGCATGCACTTTTAAAGTCCCCAAACACTAGTGGCACCAACGAGGCTCTCAG cgaacGACCCATGAAGACATCAAGACAAGCGTCTCCGGTTCAGAGTGCACACAGTGCAG GAGGTTCCCTTATCCTAGCACCCAAAAGTGCCGCACTCCCCTCTGAGAGTGGCTCCACCCCTGCACTACCAGGCTCTGCCCCCTTTCAGGCCAACCTGTTCCAGTTCAAGAAGAATGTCTCGGACCTTCGGCTGCAGCTCCATCAGATGAGACAGCTGCAG ctCCAGAACCAGGAGGCTCTATGTGTGCAGCTGAAGCGGGCTGAGCAGGAGATCAGTGTAAAGCTGGTGGAGGCAATGAAACGTCTGGAAGACCCAGTCCAGAGACAGAGAGCCCTGGTGGAGGAGGACAGACACAAGTACCTGGGCTTGGAGGAGAGGGTATTCAACCAGCTAGG ggaactGGAGCATTATGTGGACACTCTGAAGAGGGAGACCAGCTCGGCGGGGGTTCACAGAGCTGTGACACTGAAGCATGTGGAAGAGGGGGCTGTTAGCCTCAGGAGAGTGGGAGAATCTCTGGCAGGACTCAGAG GGGAGTTCCCGCCGCTGCAGACCAGGATGCGTTCGGTCCtgagggtggaggtggaggcaGTTAAGTTCCTCAAGGAGGAGCCCCACAAActggacagcatgctgaagaGAGTCAAGAGCCTCACGGAGACTCTCAGCAGCCTGAGGAG ATGTGCTACAACCTCAATAGAGAGCAGCccagccaccaccaccatggtggACCCCGACCCCCCAGCGGAGCCTTCAGCCTCCCCCTCGGCTCTGCCCAAACCCCAGCTCTCCTCCATCAGGTCCGAGGTGGTAATGCCCTCCTGCCCCATGGTCATCCACCACGTCCAGAGTGCTCCGGTCCATATTCAGCAGTCCCAGCAGTCTGCAGCCCTGCTGGTCCAGCCCAGTCCCCCCACAACCCCCACCCACAGCCAGGGCCGGGACTCCCCAAGCTCAGCCAAGGGCTCCACAGGCACCGCCTCGTCCTCCAACTCCAACCCCTCCAGCCAGGGGGGAAGCCCTGCCCAGCAAAAGAAGACCCCTGCTGCCAATGCTGCTGCCAACCAAGAGCTGCCCACCCAGGCTCCGGTCAATAACAGCAGCAATGGGACAGGGAACTTCTTCATCGAGGAGATTCACACCAAGAGCAGCAAGAGCAAAAACAGGGCCATGTCTATAAAG GCAGCAGAGAAGGAGTGGGAGGAGCGGAGGCAGAACATGGGCCACTATGATGGGAGGGAGTTTGAGAGGATCCTGGATGAGGCCCAGGCCAACATGATGAAGGGCATCCCCTGTCTGGAGGTGCCGAGCGAGGGGGAGGCCTCTACAGTGATCCCTGCTGCCCTGGAGGACCAAGTGGATTCCCCCAAGACTGTGGCGCCAACCACAG AAGAGACTCCGCCTGAGCCCAGCTCAGACAAACCAGCCATAGCCAAGCCTGCTGGtcctgagaaactccccaagcCGGTACTAGAGAAGCCCACCACCAAGCCCACCACCCCTTCAGACAAAGTGGGCAAAGTCAGCTTGGAGGCCAGCAagtcacctccccctcctccgccCAGAAAGACCTTCCCCACCTCCAGCTCTGGAATGACCACCACTCGGTCTGGAGAGGTGGTCTACACCAGCAGGAATGAGTCTGCCTCGGGACAG gaggaagaggaggctgaggTCCCAGTCCCAGCTGCCCAGCGCAAACCCACCAAGATCCCCCCAGAGACCACACCCTCCACCCCTGCCCCCGTTGCTGTCTCAGCCAcccaccaggaggaggaggaggacgacgaGGGGGACAAAATCATGGCAGAGCTCCAG GTGTTCCAGAAGTGCACAGTTAAGGATGTAGGGGTGAAAAGTAGTGTGGTAGAGACACACCCTACTCGAGTTGAGCCCCAGATCAGAGAGCTAAGACCCGAGGACTTATTGCCCCTCAAAGAGAAAAAG CAGAGCTCTGAGAACACCCGTGAGGACAAAGATCCCAACACGGATGAAAACGGAAACACCACCCCTCTTCGTCAGAGCCCTGGG GTCATATACTACGTAACTGGGCAGATCTCCAAAGAGCAGCCACCACCCCTGGCCCCAGTGGAGGAGGCTCCTGAATGCAGAGACAACCCAACACTGTCCCCCTCACAGGTGTTAAATGTGAATGCTAATGACAATTCTCCAAGCCAGCAGCCACAGCAGCCGCAACCGAAACCCCAGCAGTTAGGGCCACCTATATCTCCCAAGCCTCTGTTCTTGAATTGCCCCAGCCCTCTGTCTCAGAAACAGGTGGTGAGCTCAGAATCGTTGAAGACCAGCCCAGGAATGGTAGAAGGGGTTCTGAAACACCCAACGGCCAACACTGTAGATAAGCCTCAGATAAGCACAGTCAAGAGACTTGAGTCTTCAGTCGTCCAGGAGTCCAGCATTTCACTTAGTAAGAGTGTTGTGTTGCCCGCTGCATTGCCTAAAGTCTCTCCACCAATCACCATAACAGAGGCTCCTAAGGCAGTGGTGTCTCCCACAGAGAAGGCCCTTAGTGAGGCCACCAATCAACCCAGAGATCAGCCCAGACCCAAGTATGAGGAAATGGAAGAGGAGGCCTTCCTGAGCCCTGACCTCCCTGGAGAGGAAGGCCCTCCGCCCCCAGACAACATCGCCTTCATGATCACCAACACCAAGGTCCAGGCCCTGTCCTGTGGGGAATACCAGGAGCTGGTCAATGCCAAACGGGGCATCCAGACTGTGACTGTGGGGGGGGGACCTGGGAACCGGGACATGACCCACACCACCCCGGGCAGCGACGGCGGCAGCTCGGTGGGGTCGCAGGACGACAGCTTCAACAACAAGAAGCCGGTCATCATCATCTTTGACGAGCCCATGGACATCCGCTCGGCCTACAAGCGCCTGTCCACGGTGTTTGAGTgtgaggaggagctggagagcATGCTGGCCGCGGAGCGCATAGACGAGGAGGACGAGGAGTCGGAAGAGACATGGGGGAGCAGCGGCGGACTGCAGGTAAAGGTCAGGcccgaggggggagagagggcggCTGGTCCCATGGCCGTCAAGGCCCCCAGCGGCGCTCTTTGCTCTTCCAGTAGTAGCTTGTCGCACTCTTCCTCCTCGTCTGCGGAGCTCACCGAATCGTCCAGCGAAGGCAAGACAGACGGGAAGAAGAAGTTCAAGTTCAAGTTTCCCAAGAAGCAGCTGGCCGCTCTGTCGCAAGCCATCCGCACAGGCACCAAGACAGGTAAGAAGACGCTGCAGGTGGTGGTGTACGAGGACGAGGAGGAGTCAGACGGCACAGTCCGACAGCACAAGGAGGCCAAGAGGTTTGAGATCCAAAGCCGCTCCAAACAATCTGTTCttccaccagacatgtcacccaaggCCCAGGCTCCAGCTGTAGTAAAGCGGGAGCATTCAGATTCCCAAGGCAGGACGGACGAGATCCGGAAGAGCACCTACAAGACCCTGGACAGCCTGGAGCAGACCATCAAGCAGCTAGAGACCACCATCAGTGAGATGGGCCCCGCAAGGCCCCACCAGGAGGAACCAGTGAGGAGTGCAGCCAGCGTGGAGCCCCAGGCTGGGTGTGTCTCGAATGGGGAGAGTGGAGGCCTGAAGAGGTCCTTATCACTCCCTTCTAAGAGTTCACTCCCCAAGGTCCCCCAGCCCAATAAGCCCTCCTCTCTGAGGAAGAAGACCAAACCTCAGCTCCTCCCCAGGCCAGCCGCCCTCCCCACCGCCACCATCACCCCCAGCCAACAG AACGCAACCAGTGTCGCTTCCCCTACTAGTCGGATGCCAGTGCCCATGTCTGCGAAGTCCAGGCAGTCGCCAGGGACTACTACTGACAAAGCAGGAAAACAGCAAAAGCTACAGGACAGCGCTCAGAGGCAGTTCCGACAG GCTAACGGAAGCGCTAAAAGAGCAGGGGAGGGTCATAAAACTACTTCCCCTACTATACCTGCCTCTAAAATTCCTGCTTTTTATCCTAGCTCTGCTAAAGGTAgctcctcccagtctgctccaaaCTCAGATGCTACTAACCCTATTAACCTTTTCCCCTCTTccaactcctcctcttccttcccccaCACCACCAAGTCCTCCATCCCGTCCCCTTACGCCCCCCGCCACCCTGGCTCAgccctccccacctcctcccacatcccctccctctctaacgGTTCCTCCCTCAAACTCCCCAAGCCCTCTCACACAGGTAAAGCTCTCTCGTTTTCCTCGCAGACTCAAAACGGCCGAgcaccctcctcttccttctcctcctcctccccctcccctctgtcgCCCACCCCGTTGGGCCCGGGTGTGAAGAGCATCCGTACCATACACACCCCCAGCTTCACCAGCTACAGGCCCCAGAATGGCAGCAGCGGCAAATCCTGCATCCCAACCGCCACAGCAGCCAAGGACTCCACTTAG